The proteins below come from a single Conger conger chromosome 10, fConCon1.1, whole genome shotgun sequence genomic window:
- the LOC133138691 gene encoding sodium-dependent lysophosphatidylcholine symporter 1 isoform X1, with amino-acid sequence MAETSTNTLISHMPAGSKRRAAGDEDAFHKGLPLSRKLCYAVGGAPYQMTSTTKGFFLQIFLLDVVQMDAFYVSLILFMGRAWDAITDPLVGYVVSKSGRTRIGKLIPWLVFSTPFGVLSYIMMWFTPKDTMSPAFSFSWYFIMCCLFDTFMSCYHVPYSSLNMFLGGGQKDRDSATGFRMGMETFGTLAGAVIQGQIVGVYHAKRAVVCSGLNHTENILQNHSSPLLDTLHNTRRAYLIAAVILGVLYFLCCLVLFLGVKEQLAPLSILDRLRMPYLSGLRMVVKHSPYVRLVFGFLFCSLAFQMAQSNFALFCTHAAGLGAYFQHLVLIMLTSATLSVPLWQTLLVRLEKKTTLFIGMLIYAPALVIIASVQGNLPVFIVMSIMAGFSLASLYLLPWSMLPDVIDDFKVRNPTSKGLEPIFYSCYVFFNKFGGGVSVGISTMALHFAGYKSGACSHNATVITTLRVLFAPVPIALLLVGMVLFCFYPINEARRQQIQEELRKAVTTEDDSAVSEENL; translated from the exons ATGGCTGAGACTTCGACAAACACTTTAATTTCCCACATGCCAGCAGGGTCGAAGCGTCGTGCTGCAGGAGACGAAGATGCTTTTCAC AAAGGTTTACCACTGTCCAGAAAGCTGTGCTATGCTGTGGGAGGTGCACCCTATCAGATGACATCCACTACCAAGGGCTTCTTTTTGCAAATCTTCCTACTGGACGTTGTACAG ATGGATGCTTTCTatgtctctctcattcttttcATGGGTCGGGCCTGGGATGCAATTACCGACCCCCTAGTAGGGTATGTTGTTAGCAAAAGTGGCAGGACACGCATTGGGAAGCTTATCCCCTG GTTAGTCTTCTCCACACCATTTGGGGTTCTCTCCTACATCATGATGTGGTTCACACCCAAGGACACAATGTCCCCAGCCTTCAGCTTCTCATGGTACTTCATCATGTGCTGCCTCTTTGACACCTTCATGAGT TGCTACCATGTTCCATACTCCTCCCTCAACATGTTCCTGGGGGGAGGCCAGAAGGACAGAGACTCAGCCACAGGCTTCA GAATGGGTATGGAGACGTTTGGGACACTGGCTGGGGCAGTGATTCAGGGTCAGATCGTTGGGGTTTACCATGCCAAAAGGGCCGTGGTGTGTAGCGGGCTCAATCACACAGAGAACATTCTCCAAAACCATTCCTCACCCCTACTGGATACCCTGCACAACACG agGAGAGCCTATTTGATTGCTGCAGTTATCCTGGGGGTGCTGTACTTCCTGTGTTGCCTTGTGCTGTTCCTGGGGGTGAAGGAGCAGTTGG CACCCCTCAGTATCCTGGACCGCCTCCGGATGCCATATCTTTCTGGATTACGGATGGTGGTGAAACACTCTCCCTATGTGCGGCTGGTTTTTGGGTTTCTCTTTTGTTCATTGGCCTTCCAG ATGGCCCAGAGTAACTTTGCATTGTTCTGTACCCATGCTGCTGGATTGGGAGCTTACTTTCAGCACCTTGTACTTATAATGCTG ACATCAGCAACACTTTCTGTACCGCTGTGGCAGACACTTCTTGTGAGGCTGGAGAAGAAGACCACACTCTTTATTGGGATGTTG ATTTATGCCCCAGCCCTGGTGATTATTGCCTCTGTGCAGGGCAACCTGCCTGTCTTCATCGTCATGTCCATCATGGCTGGTTTCAGCCTGGCCTCACTGTACCTGCTCCCCTG GTCAATGCTGCCAGATGTGATAGATGATTTCAAGGTAAGGAATCCCACCAGCAAAGGCCTGGAACCCATATTTTACTCCTGCTACGTCTTCTTCAACAAATTTGGAGGGGGAGTATCCGTCGGAATTTCCACCATGGCACTGCA CTTTGCTGGTTACAAGTCAGGTGCTTGCAGCCATAATGCCACAGTGATCACTACACTGCGGGTCCTGTTTGCCCCTGTGCCCATTGCCCTGCTTCTGGTGGGCATGGTGCTTTTCTGCTTCTACCCCATCAATGAGGCGAGGCGCCAGCAGATCCAGGAGGAACTGAGGAAAGCTGT CACTACAGAAGATGACTCCGCTGTTAGTGAAGAGAATTTGTAG
- the LOC133138691 gene encoding sodium-dependent lysophosphatidylcholine symporter 1 isoform X2 codes for MAETSTNTLISHMPAGSKRRAAGDEDAFHKGLPLSRKLCYAVGGAPYQMTSTTKGFFLQIFLLDVVQMDAFYVSLILFMGRAWDAITDPLVGYVVSKSGRTRIGKLIPWLVFSTPFGVLSYIMMWFTPKDTMSPAFSFSWYFIMCCLFDTFMSCYHVPYSSLNMFLGGGQKDRDSATGFRMGMETFGTLAGAVIQGQIVGVYHAKRAVVCSGLNHTENILQNHSSPLLDTLHNTRRAYLIAAVILGVLYFLCCLVLFLGVKEQLAPLSILDRLRMPYLSGLRMVVKHSPYVRLVFGFLFCSLAFQMAQSNFALFCTHAAGLGAYFQHLVLIMLTSATLSVPLWQTLLVRLEKKTTLFIGMLIYAPALVIIASVQGNLPVFIVMSIMAGFSLASLYLLPWSMLPDVIDDFKVRNPTSKGLEPIFYSCYVFFNKFGGGVSVGISTMALHFAGYKSGACSHNATVITTLRVLFAPVPIALLLVGMVLFCFYPINEARRQQIQEELRKAVTVL; via the exons ATGGCTGAGACTTCGACAAACACTTTAATTTCCCACATGCCAGCAGGGTCGAAGCGTCGTGCTGCAGGAGACGAAGATGCTTTTCAC AAAGGTTTACCACTGTCCAGAAAGCTGTGCTATGCTGTGGGAGGTGCACCCTATCAGATGACATCCACTACCAAGGGCTTCTTTTTGCAAATCTTCCTACTGGACGTTGTACAG ATGGATGCTTTCTatgtctctctcattcttttcATGGGTCGGGCCTGGGATGCAATTACCGACCCCCTAGTAGGGTATGTTGTTAGCAAAAGTGGCAGGACACGCATTGGGAAGCTTATCCCCTG GTTAGTCTTCTCCACACCATTTGGGGTTCTCTCCTACATCATGATGTGGTTCACACCCAAGGACACAATGTCCCCAGCCTTCAGCTTCTCATGGTACTTCATCATGTGCTGCCTCTTTGACACCTTCATGAGT TGCTACCATGTTCCATACTCCTCCCTCAACATGTTCCTGGGGGGAGGCCAGAAGGACAGAGACTCAGCCACAGGCTTCA GAATGGGTATGGAGACGTTTGGGACACTGGCTGGGGCAGTGATTCAGGGTCAGATCGTTGGGGTTTACCATGCCAAAAGGGCCGTGGTGTGTAGCGGGCTCAATCACACAGAGAACATTCTCCAAAACCATTCCTCACCCCTACTGGATACCCTGCACAACACG agGAGAGCCTATTTGATTGCTGCAGTTATCCTGGGGGTGCTGTACTTCCTGTGTTGCCTTGTGCTGTTCCTGGGGGTGAAGGAGCAGTTGG CACCCCTCAGTATCCTGGACCGCCTCCGGATGCCATATCTTTCTGGATTACGGATGGTGGTGAAACACTCTCCCTATGTGCGGCTGGTTTTTGGGTTTCTCTTTTGTTCATTGGCCTTCCAG ATGGCCCAGAGTAACTTTGCATTGTTCTGTACCCATGCTGCTGGATTGGGAGCTTACTTTCAGCACCTTGTACTTATAATGCTG ACATCAGCAACACTTTCTGTACCGCTGTGGCAGACACTTCTTGTGAGGCTGGAGAAGAAGACCACACTCTTTATTGGGATGTTG ATTTATGCCCCAGCCCTGGTGATTATTGCCTCTGTGCAGGGCAACCTGCCTGTCTTCATCGTCATGTCCATCATGGCTGGTTTCAGCCTGGCCTCACTGTACCTGCTCCCCTG GTCAATGCTGCCAGATGTGATAGATGATTTCAAGGTAAGGAATCCCACCAGCAAAGGCCTGGAACCCATATTTTACTCCTGCTACGTCTTCTTCAACAAATTTGGAGGGGGAGTATCCGTCGGAATTTCCACCATGGCACTGCA CTTTGCTGGTTACAAGTCAGGTGCTTGCAGCCATAATGCCACAGTGATCACTACACTGCGGGTCCTGTTTGCCCCTGTGCCCATTGCCCTGCTTCTGGTGGGCATGGTGCTTTTCTGCTTCTACCCCATCAATGAGGCGAGGCGCCAGCAGATCCAGGAGGAACTGAGGAAAGCTGT
- the LOC133138812 gene encoding NSFL1 cofactor p47-like, giving the protein MADRDEAVREFVAVTDVDDERARFFLESADWDLQLALASFYEDGADDDIVTLPPPDGGSVSRSTGPSEHRVTSFRDLMHEEEEESDEEGQRFYAGGSERSGQQIVGPPKKKSSNEVVEDLFKGAKEHGAVPVDRAGRGPGEPSRARPFVGGGYRLGAAPEEQSAYVAGERRASDGTQDVHVVLKLWKSGFSLDDGDLRNYSDPSNALFLESIRRGEIPLELRQRSRGGQVNLDMEDHRDEEFFKPKSAFKAFAGEGQKLGSATPELVSGASMVEGQQNPAFSEAQASASLALDTAQPVTNIQIRLADGGRLVQKFNHTHRVSDVRQFLVAARPVMAAAEFVLMTTFPNKELTDETQTLQDANLLNAVIVQRLK; this is encoded by the exons ATGGCGGATCGAGATGAGGCAGTGCGGGAGTTCGTTGCGGTAACTGATGTAGACGATGAGAGGGCCCGCTTTTTCTTAGAATCAGCCGACTGGGATTTGCAG CTTGCCTTGGCCAGTTTTTATGAAGATGGAGCAGATGATGATATCGTGACCCTACCTCCACCTGATGGTGGCTCCGTTTCCCGCTCTACAGGACCCAG TGAGCACAGAGTGACATCCTTCAGAGATCTGAtgcatgaggaagaggaggagagtgatGAGGAAGGCCAAAG GTTCTACGCGGGTGGCTCAGAGCGCAGCGGGCAGCAGATTGTGGGTCCTCCCAAGAAGAAGAGCTCTAATGAAGTGGTAGAGGACCTGTTCAAAGGAGCAAAGGAGCATGGGGCTGTGCCTGTGGACAGAGCTGGCAGGGGCCCCGGGGAGCCAAGCCGTGCACGG CCGTTCGTGGGAGGGGGGTATCGGCTGGGAGCAGCCCCTGAAGAGCAGTCTGCATATGTTGCAGGAGAGAGAAGGGCCTCAGACGGCACACAGGAC GTACATGTGGTGCTGAAGCTCTGGAAGTCTGGATTCAGTCTAGATGATGGAGACCTCAGAAACTATTCTGACCCCAGCAACGCACTGTTTCTAGAGTCTATCCGGAGAGG AGAGATCCCCTTGGAGCTGCGGCAGAGGTCTCGGGGTGGTCAGGTGAACCTGGACATGGAAGACCACAGAGACGAGGAGTTCTTCAAGCCCAAATCAGCCTTCAAGGCCTTCGCTGGGGAAGGGCAGAAATTGGGCAG TGCGACCCCTGAGTTGGTGTCTGGTGCTAGCATGGTGGAGGGCCAGCAGAACCCAGCCTTCTCTGAGGCCCAGGCCAGCGCTTCTCTGGCTCTGGACACTGCACAGCCAGTAACCAACATCCAGATCCGATTGGCTGACGGGGGCCGGCTAGTGCAGAAGTTCAACCACACCCACAG GGTGTCGGATGTGCGTCAGTTCTTAGTAGCAGCTCGCCCTGTCATGGCGGCCGCAGAGTTTGTGTTGATGACTACTTTTCCCAACAAGGAGTTGACCGATGAGACGCAGACGCTGCAGGATGCCAACCTGCTCAATGCTGTCATCGTTCAGCGGCTAAAGTGA